The proteins below come from a single Gemmatimonadota bacterium genomic window:
- a CDS encoding creatininase family protein, with translation MFLANMTSPDVDALSRDLVVIIPVASLEQHSLHLPVFTDTMILQEVVNRIEKRLSGDVLILPVMWLGYSQHHMKYPGTVSASSETHLAIMNDVLACMIEHGFTQFLLINSHGGNEPNISVLRQRVMEWHEDINLYTTTPYAEPSNKKINEILSLGTKGSGHAGECETAMIMAIDPDLVKTDALHRDGQRRQESIPGLRLYKRFDQNTEHGGLGDPRPATAEMGEQIFQVAEDFLVGAIQKIYRGRGD, from the coding sequence ATGTTTCTCGCCAATATGACTTCTCCCGATGTCGATGCTTTGTCGCGGGATCTGGTGGTTATTATACCCGTGGCGTCGCTTGAGCAACATAGTCTGCATTTGCCGGTGTTTACAGATACGATGATTCTTCAGGAGGTGGTCAATCGCATTGAGAAGCGGTTGTCTGGGGATGTGTTGATACTTCCCGTTATGTGGCTGGGGTATTCGCAGCATCACATGAAGTATCCCGGTACGGTTTCTGCGTCGTCCGAGACGCATCTGGCGATTATGAACGATGTTCTCGCTTGTATGATTGAACACGGTTTTACGCAGTTTCTGCTCATTAATAGCCACGGGGGCAATGAGCCCAATATTTCGGTTTTGCGCCAGCGCGTTATGGAGTGGCATGAAGATATCAATCTCTATACGACGACGCCGTACGCCGAACCGTCGAATAAGAAAATTAATGAAATTTTGTCGCTGGGGACAAAGGGATCTGGACATGCTGGCGAGTGTGAGACCGCTATGATTATGGCGATAGATCCCGATCTGGTGAAGACAGATGCGTTACACAGGGATGGGCAACGCCGCCAGGAGAGTATTCCTGGTTTGCGTCTGTACAAGCGGTTTGATCAGAATACCGAGCACGGGGGGTTGGGCGATCCGCGCCCTGCGACGGCGGAGATGGGCGAGCAGATTTTTCAAGTTGCCGAAGATTTTCTGGTTGGGGCTATACAGAAGATTTATCGGGGGAGAGGGGATTAG
- a CDS encoding single-stranded DNA-binding protein, protein MARGVNKVILIGNAGADPELRYTPGGTAVSNFSIATNESWTDSGGERQERTEWHRIVVWGRLAEICNQYLRKGSKVYIEGKLQTRSWEGQDGLKRYTTEVVARDMQLLDARGEMGGVDGGYGGAPQGDGSQGRSQPTDSASDDKAASDPPPYAADDDLPF, encoded by the coding sequence ATGGCACGAGGAGTCAACAAAGTTATCTTGATCGGCAATGCTGGCGCCGATCCCGAGCTTCGATACACGCCAGGAGGCACAGCCGTATCGAACTTCAGCATCGCCACCAACGAAAGCTGGACCGACAGCGGTGGTGAAAGACAAGAACGCACCGAATGGCACCGCATTGTGGTATGGGGCCGTTTGGCTGAAATCTGCAACCAGTATCTGCGCAAAGGCAGCAAAGTCTATATCGAAGGCAAGTTACAAACGCGCAGTTGGGAAGGGCAAGATGGGCTAAAGCGCTACACCACCGAAGTAGTTGCCCGCGATATGCAACTGCTCGATGCTCGCGGTGAAATGGGAGGTGTGGATGGTGGCTATGGCGGCGCGCCTCAGGGTGACGGGTCTCAGGGAAGATCACAGCCAACAGATTCTGCATCGGACGACAAAGCCGCTTCAGATCCACCTCCTTATGCTGCAGACGACGACCTGCCATTTTAG